One genomic region from Oncorhynchus gorbuscha isolate QuinsamMale2020 ecotype Even-year linkage group LG13, OgorEven_v1.0, whole genome shotgun sequence encodes:
- the LOC123992975 gene encoding XIAP-associated factor 1-like yields the protein MAEKEEDTTRVCDQCHKEVAVSNFALHESHCQRFLCLCPDCDEPVPRQLLEQHHQDQHTQVKCTKCNKKVERCQLLDHESDECKERLQCCEFCQLELPLSANEEHSVACGSRTERCSDCGHYVTLRDQPEHAQICPDLYVPDNPSPPSSNGRRTAVVCRSCMMSFPLEEMAEHQMWCDHTSEEAEQEQPSPRLTNSMKSALFSAQGRRQEGREGDIDQISTCPHCHLALPVVTLRWHEIKCQIHVNLK from the exons ATGGCAGAAAAGGAAGAGGACACAACCCGTGTCTGTGACCAGTG TCACAAGGAGGTGGCTGTGTCCAACTTTGCCTTGCACGAGTCCCACTGCCAGCGGTTCCTGTGCCTGTGTCCAGACTGTGATGAGCCGGTTCCCAGACAGCTATTGGAGCAGCATCATCAGGACCAGCACACCCAG GTGAAATGCACCAAGTGCAACAAAAAGGTGGAGCGTTGCCAGCTACTGGACCATGAG TCGGATGAGTGTAAGGAAAGGCTACAGTGCTGTGAGTTCTGCCAGCTGGAGCTGCCGCTATCGGCCAATGAGGAGCACAGCGTGGCGTGTGGCAGTCGCACCGAGCGCTGCTCCGACTGTGGACACTACGTCACTCTGAGGGACCAGCCGGAGCATGCCCAGATCTGCCCTGACCTCTATGTTCCCGATAACCCCTCCCCACCATCCTCCAACG GCAGGCGAACAGCAGTGGTTTGCAGGAGCTGTATGATGTCTTTCCCATTGGAGGAGATGGCAGAACATCAG ATGTGGTGTGACCACACATCAGAGGAGGCTGAACAGGAACAGCCCAGTCCTCGTTTGACCAATTCTATGAAGTCCGCATTGTTCTCAGCCCAAGGCAGGAggcaagaggggagagagggggatattgaCCAGATCAGCACCTGTCCCCACTGTCACCTGGCTCTCCCCGTAGTCACACTACGATGGCATGAG ATTAAATGTCAAATCCATGTCAACTTGAAATGA
- the LOC123992971 gene encoding F-box only protein 39-like yields MNYPEDPEEQLSEDENEEEEEGEDEGIEIMDEEEEEEEGEAEENEEPKLGWANLPDVCLRQVFWWLRDRDRVKAALVCLHWHHVMRSPSLWRVRTFNFSGRISRTRRSELETAVCYAKTYGAYLEDLEIRFSHPLNSLVSRRFQQTLRTFLAALRKTRGGLRRLTVNHMELDRAAWCRSVRKALVRSLTFYLRRESSRLGYLSLRGARLNLPQGLEVLEAVAASQQHIHLDRRPGITHLNLEDFFSQPLAVFISPAFPQVMNRFQGLCTLTLNYSCLSDELLAALSTACRSLDGGGSLQTFTIRCHIHEPHIQVVWGDAWSHLAQRCPDLRVHITVERILDMDKLGRILLREIPLRSLSLTSCYFSEQDWSVKPALTNLVPYYRSCLQKLTLDLNNSHESVDEELLEVVLLCSQLVYMKVWAFLDISFLDRLLQKRLEKKIVLRTIKVRIYINKYETQDEDEQLEEVYSRYRQLINSELHYFAISYPML; encoded by the exons ATGAATTACCCCGAGGATCCAGAGGAACAGCTCTCGGAGGATGAaaatgaagaagaagaggagggggaggatgaaggaATAGAGATaatggatgaggaggaggaggaggaagaaggcgAGGCGGAGGAAAATGAGGAGCCTAAGCTGGGCTGGGCTAACCTCCCGGACGTGTGTCTGCGGCAGGTGTTCTGGTGGCTGCGTGACCGTGACCGTGTCAAGGCGGCCCTGGTGTGTCTCCACTGGCACCACGTCATGCGCTCGCCCTCTCTCTGGAGGGTTCGAACCTTCAACTTCTCCGGCCGCATCTCCAGGACCCGCCGCTCGGAGCTGGAGACGGCCGTGTGTTACGCCAAGACCTACGGCGCTTACCTGGAGGATCTGGAGATCCGCTTCTCCCACCCCCTCAACTCTCTGGTGTCCCGGCGCTTCCAGCAGACGCTGAGGACCTTCCTCGCTGCACTGCGTAAAACCAGAGGCGGACTACGCCGCCTAACTGTCAACCACATGGAGCTGGACCGCGCCGCCTGGTGCCGCAGCGTACGCAAGGCGCTGGTGCGCAGCCTCACATTCTACCTGCGCCGCGAGAGCTCCCGCCTGGGCTACTTGAGCCTGCGTGGGGCCCGCCTCAACCTGCCCCAGGGCCTGGAGGTGCTGGAGGCCGTGGCTGCATCTCAGCAGCACATCCACCTGGACCGCCGGCCCGGCATCACCCACCTCAACCTGGAGGACTTCTTCTCACAGCCGCTGGCAGTCTTCATCAGCCCCGCCTTCCCCCAGGTCATGAACCGCTTCCAGGGCCTCTGCACCCTGACCCTCAACTACAGCTGCCTGTCGGACGAGCTGCTGGCGGCCCTGTCCACGGCGTGTAGGAGCCTGGACGGGGGAGGGTCCCTGCAGACGTTCACCATACGATGCCATATCCACGAGCCCCACATCCAGGTGGTCTGGGGGGATGCCTGGTCCCATCTGGCCCAGCGTTGTCCCGACCTCCGTGTGCATATCACAGTGGAGCGGATCCTCGACATGGACAAGCTGGGGAGGATTCTGCTCAGAGAGATCCCGCTGCGCTCGCTCAGTCTCACCAGTTGCTACTTCAGTGAACAGGACTGGAGTGTCAAGCCTGCCCTTACCAACCTAGTGCCCTACTACAGGAGCTGTTTACAG AAACTGACCCTGGACCTGAACAACAGCCACGAGTCTGTGGACGAGGAGCTGCTGGAGGTGGTGCTGCTGTGCAGCCAGCTGGTCTACATGAAAGTCTGGGCATTCCTGGACATCAGCTTCCTGGACCGGCTGCTGCAGAAACGCCTGGAAAAAAAGATTGTCCTAAGGACCATCAAG GTGCGGATCTACATCAACAAATATGAGACTCAGGACGAGGATGAGCAGCTGGAGGAGGTGTACTCTCGCTACAGACAACTCATCAACTCAGAGCTCCACTACTTTGCCATCTCCTACCCCATGCTCTAA
- the LOC123992973 gene encoding centrosomal protein of 55 kDa-like has protein sequence MSSSNKNKDNFVDKTGGRLCCSKNDMKISKLRKENAYLRKSLDELSAQKGERSDSGNNKLLLEKILSLETLREKNAQQLLARDQEICSLWQQAHAAEGETVAGLQAQIDHYVREADQRKKLFQSLQAETEDVKNKLVSVSAKCQELDSRPGAEQQSCPSDGQVLTTSTAMSHDHLADALEKNQQWLAYDQQREAYVKVVLARVFGLEQQLNQAKQALAQQHKDAHSEERSVQIQKHYEKLLLMTKRELETQREQVNTAQRQLSELQCRYEEKQREVGEVRQQFQAEKLSIWQSVQKEKRRSGDREGHLWDDMEELQARLEEKETKSAELLVQVNLLQKSLLSLHEEQKRVTILEQQIQVSAKDLEDEKRDCQYLQQQLHKVLKELRKAKDHVAKLESEKGQRELSRLYEASAHCRPPAPLKRSKENVTSHSQVPKLLDESFLECPSCQAQYPTRHHRELLAHLEHCL, from the coding sequence aTGTCATCCAGCAACAAAAACAAGGACAACTTCGTCGACAAGACAGGTGGAAGGCTGTGTTGCTCCAAAAATGATATGAAGATCAGTAAACTCAGAAAGGAGAATGCATATCTCAGGAAGTCATTGGATGAGCTGTCTGCTCAGAAAGGAGAACGATCAGATTCTGGAAATAACAAGCTTTTATTAGAGAAAATCCTGTCACTGGAGACTCTACGGGAGAAGAACGCTCAGCAGCTGCTGGCCAGAGACCAGGAAATCTGCTCTCTTTGGCAGCAGGCCCATGCGGCAGAAGGTGAGACAGTGGCCGGTCTGCAGGCCCAGATAGACCACTATGTCAGGGAAGCCGACCAGAGAAAAAAACTCTTCCAGTCACTCCAAGCCGAGACAGAGGACGTTAAGAACAAGCTGGTGTCCGTGTCTGCTAAGTGCCAGGAGCTGGATAGTAGACCTGGCGCTGAGCAGCAGAGCTGCCCATCAGATGGACAGGTGCTCACCACCAGTACTGCAATGAGCCACGACCACCTCGCAGATGCCCTGGAAAAGAACCAGCAGTGGCTGGCCTACGACCAGCAGAGAGAGGCGTATGTGAAGGTGGTGTTGGCCCGGGTGTTTGGGCTGGAACAGCAGCTGAACCAGGCCAAGCAGGCCCTCGCACAACAGCATAAAGACGCCCACTCAGAAGAGAGGTCAGTGCAGATACAGAAGCACTATGAGAAATTGTTACTGATGACCAAGAGGGAGCTGGAAACTCAGAGAGAGCAGGTCAACACAGCCCAGAGACAACTGTCTGAGCTGCAGTGTAGGTAtgaggagaagcagagagaggtgggagaggtgaggCAGCAGTTCCAGGCGGAGAAGCTGAGTATCTGGCAGAGTGTCCAGAAGGAGAAGCGTCGCtctggggacagagagggacatcTGTGGGATGACATGGAAGAGCTCCAGGCTAGACTAGAGGAAAAGGAGACCAAGTCTGCTGAGCTCCTAGTACAGGTGAATCTACTGCAGAAATCCCTACTGAGCCTGCATGAGGAGCAGAAACGCGTCACAATTCTGGAACAGCAGATCCAGGTGTCCGCCAAAGACCTGGAGGATGAGAAGCGAGACTGTCAGTATTTACAACAACagctccacaaggtgttgaaggAGTTACGCAAGGCAAAGGACCACGTTGCCAAACTCGAGTCAGAGAAGGGGCAGAGGGAGTTGTCCCGCCTGTACGAGGCCAGCGCTCACTGCAGACCCCCAGCACCCCTGAAGCGCTCCAAAGAGAACGTCACCTCCCACTCTCAGGTCCCCAAGCTGCTAGACGAGAGCTTCTTAGAGTGCCCCAGCTGCCAAGCCCAGTACCCCACCAGGCACCACCGAGAGCTGCTGGCCCACCTCGAGCACTGTCTGTAA
- the LOC123992974 gene encoding tektin-1-like, translating into MSRLMDPPPKFLPPEWRLANQIHYGNAEAERSRSERLTAESKRLIEESGMAAKRMQQDANKRLEQRIHDIKFWRTELDQKLEEVVQEIEVLISYKSRVERALESCAEPLRVALQCLTERQRRVSIDLVHDDVERELMKEREVIEGVASLLNRTLEQTNEQIRLNRSAKYYLEKDLRDKFQAEQIDGFCSILTSTSPNIDNATSQTSLAAPGATVTPEEWETFSNINILKAEREKNNSLSLRALVDSLLEQTAADMRRQHNAMGTALRLQVQETKAAKGQLEDHLVKVLSEVASQECNLEALRVAINDKAGPLKVAQTRLSARSQRPSIELCHDPAQVRLLSEVQELTAHIKRLREAQAQSEMELLALTRSQLILEEEIQVKSHSLYIDEVICTQLRQPISIHSF; encoded by the exons ATGTCTAGGTTGATGGACCCTCCGCCCAAGTTCCTGCCACCAGAATGGAGGCTTGCAAACCAAATACATTATGGGAATGCGGAGGCTGAGCGTTCACGCTCTGAGCGACTCACGGCTGAGAGTAAGAGGCTGATAGAGGAGAGTGGCATGGCAGCCAAACGCATGCAACAGGATGCCAACAAGAGACTGG AGCAGAGAATCCATGACATCAAGTTCTGGAGGACAGAGCTGGACCAGAAGTTGGAGGAGGTTGTCCAGGAGATTGAGGTGCTGATATCCTATAAAAGCCGGGTGGAGAGAGCCTTGGAGAGCTGTGCCGAGCCCCTCAGAGTTGCCCTGCAGTGCCTGACTGAACG GCAGAGGCGTGTTTCCATTGACCTGGTACATGACGACGTGGAGCGGGAActgatgaaggagagggaggtgatCGAGGGAGTGGCATCCCTGCTGAACCGCACCCTGGAGCAGACCAATGAACAGATCAG ACTGAACCGCTCTGCAAAGTACTACCTAGAGAAGGACCTACGGGACAAGTTCCAAGCAGAGCAGATTGATGGTTTCTGCTCCATCCTCACGAGCACCTCCCCGAACATTGACAACGCGACAAGTCAGACATCGCTCGCAGCACCAGG TGCCACTGTGACACCAGAGGAGTGGGAGACCTTCTCCAACATCAACATCCTCAAAGCAGAGCGTGAGAAGAACAACTCCCTGTCGCTGAGGGCTCTGGTGGACAGCCTCCTGGAGCAGACGGCTGCTGACATGCGCAGGCAGCACAACGCTATGGGCACTGCCCTCCGGCTGCAGGTCCAGGAGACCAAGGCAGCCAAAGGACAACTAGAGGACCACTTGGTAAAG GTTCTGTCAGAGGTGGCCAGCCAGGAGTGCAACCTGGAGGCCCTGCGCGTGGCCATCAACGACAAAGCAGGTCCCCTGAAGGTGGCCCAAACGCGGCTGTCCGCCCGCAGCCAGAGACCCAGCATCGAGCTCTGCCATGACCCGGCCCAGGTCCGCCTGCTCTCCGAGGTCCAGGAGCTCACTGCACACATCAAGAG actgcGAGAGGCCCAGGCCCAGTCAGAGATGGAGCTGCTGGCCCTGACCCGCTCCCAGCTGATCCTGGAAGAGGAGATCCAGGTCAAGTCCCACTCCCTCTACATCGACGAGGTCATCTGCACCCAGCTCCGCCAGCCCATCTCCATCCACAGCTTCTGA